GGACCAATCCATACACCAGGCCCAGTACCACACTGCTCAGCAGTATGCGGTTCCAGGTCCAACTGGCGCGTAACAACAACGCCAGCCCCAGCGCACCGACCAGCACCAGCAAGGTGCGCGGTTCGCCGAAATACCACCAGGCAATCGCCGGCAGCATGGCCCAGGCCAGGATGCCCATGGCATCACTGGCTCCGCGTCGCAACAGCACCAGGCTGCCAGCGGCGGCACTCAACCAGAACAACAGCGGCATCGCTGCCGATCCCACCACCACGAGGGTGGCCTGCATACGGCCGCGCATGATGTATTCAGCCAGGGCGCGCATGCGATCTATTCCTTAACTCTTGTCGACTATCCGATCTCAGCGGCCGTGGCTGTCGGTGTAGGGCAGCAGGGCCAGGAAGCGGGCGCGCTTGATAGCGGTGGCCAGCTGACGCTGATAACGAGCCTTGGTACCGGTGATACGGCTGGGAACGATCTTGCCGGTTTCCGAGATGTAGGCTTTCAGGGTGTTGAGATCTTTGAAATCGATCTCTTTCACGTCTTCAGCGGTGAAGCGGCAGAATTTACGACGACGGAAGAAACGTGCCATGTGATTGGCTCCTCAATAGATCCGTGGATTACTCGTCAGCGTTGTCGCTGTCGTTGCTGTCGCTGTCATCGCCGTCGTTGGACTCGGCGTTTTCAGGACGTTCACGACGCTCGCGGCGCTCACTGCGGTTCTCTTCGGCCTTCAGCATCTCGGACTGGCCAGTAACGGCCTCGTCGCGACGGATGACCAGGTTACGGATCACGGCGTCGTTGTAGCGGAAGTTGTCTTCCAGCTCGGCCAGGGCCTTGCCGGTGCACTCTACGTTGAGCATCACGTAGTGGGCTTTGTGGACGTTGTTGATGGCATAAGCCAGCTGACGACGGCCCCAGTCTTCCAGGCGGTGAACCTTGCCACCGTCTTCTTCGATCAGCTTGGTGTAACGCTCGACCATGCCGCCGACTTGCTCGCTCTGGTCCGGGTGAACCAGGAAGATGATTTCGTAATGACGCATAAATGCTCCTTACGGGTTGTAGCCTGCCAACTAAGGTGGTCAGGCAAGGAGTGGTTTTTTCTCGTGATGAGCTTGCCGGGCGGTAGGCGCAAATAGGCCTGCCGTTACGGCAAGGGGCGACATTCTAGAGAAGCCCCCTGCCGCACGCAAGGCGAATTGGCGATTATTTGAGCAGTCAACCCTGGTGCTTGGCCCGACGCTGGCGCACCGCCTCGAACAGGCAGACGCCAGTGGCGACGGAGACGTTGAGACTGCTGACGCTGCCGCCCATGGGCAGCCTGACCAGGTAATCGCAATGCTCGCGAGTCAGACGGCGCATGCCCTTGCCCTCGGCGCCCATGACCAGCACCGTCGGACCGGTCATGTCGAGCTGATACAGCTCCTGCTCGACCTCACCTGCAGTGCCGACCACCCAGAGCCCCTTCTTCTGCAGTTTCTCCAGGGTGCGCGCCAGATTGGTCACCGCCACCAGCGGGATCACCTCGGCCGCACCACAGGCCACCTTGCGCACGGTGGCATTGAGCGTGGCGGACTTGTCCTTGGGCACGATCACCGCCAGCGCCCCCGCCGCATCGGCGGTACGCAGGCAGGCACCGAGGTTATGCGGATCGGTCACGCCGTCGAGCACCAGCAGCAGGGGTACACCCTCGCTACGCTCGAGCAGCTCGTCGAGCATGTTTTCACCCCAGACCTGACTCGGACTGACCTCGGCGACCACACCCTGGTGCACGCCCTCGGCCCAATCGTCCAGCTCCTGGCGCTCCTTGTGCCCGACCGGCACGCGGTACTGCGCCGCCAGCTCCAGCAGCGGCTGGATACGTGGTGCCTGACGACTCTCGGCCAGCCACAACTGCTTGACCCGCTTGGGATGGTGGCGCAGCAGTGCCTCCACGGCGTGAACGCCGTAAACCTTTTCCAACTGACTCATCGCTTCGCCTTACGCTTGCTCGGCTTGCCACCGCCCGCTTCGGCCTTGGCCTTTGGCGCAGGCGCGCCCTTGCGGTGACTGGCGGTTTTCTTCGCCGGCGCCTTGCCGCCGCCCTTCTTCGCACTGTCGAGCAAGGCCTTCTTCACTTCCCGGCTTTTCTGCACATCGGTGTTGCCTATGCCGCCGGCTTTGCCACCACGCCGCGAATCACCCCCCTTGGCCTTGCCCTGACTCAGTTCGAAGTCGATCTTGCGCTCGTCCAGGTCGACGCGCATGACCTTGACCTCGACGCTGTCGCCAAGGCGGAAGCTGCGGCCACTGCGCTCACCGGACAGGCGATGGTGAACCGGGTCGAAGTGGTAGTAGTCGGCCGGCAGCGCGGTTACGTGCACCAGGCCGTCGACGTAGATGTCGCGTAACTCGACGAAGATGCCGAAGCCGGTCACCGCAGTGATCACGCCCTCGAAAGTTTCACCGACGCGATCCTGCATGAACTCGCACTTGAGCCAGTTGACCACGTCACGGGTCGCCTCGTCGGCACGACGCTCGGTCATCGAGCACTGCTCGCCGAGTTTCTCCAGCGCCGCCTCGTCATACGGATAGATACGCGCCCTGGGCATGATCGCCGCTCCAGCACGCTCCACGTGCTTGGTTTCGCGCTTGGAGCGGATCACGCTGCGAATGGCGCGGTGCACCAGCAGGTCAGGGTAGCGACGGATCGGCGAGGTGAAGTGGGTATAGGCCTCATAGTTGAGGCCGAAGTGACCGGCGTTTTCGGCGCTGTACACCGCCTGACTCAGCGAACGCAGCATCACGGTCTGGATCAGGTGATAGTCCGGACGCTCGCGGATGCTTTCCAGCAGCCGCTGATAGTCTTTGGGCGACGGGCCGTCCTTGGACTTGCCACGCTGCAGCGACAAACCCAGCTCGCCGAGGAAGGCCTTGAGCTTCTCCAGGCGCTCGGCCGGCGGGCCGTCGTGCACGCGGTACAGCGAGGGAATCTCGTGATCCTGCATGAAGCGTGCAGTGGCCACGTTGGCGGCCAGCATGCACTCCTCGATCAGCTTGTGCGCGTCGTTGCGCTGGGTCGGACGGATCTCGGCGATCTTGCGATCCTCACCGAAGATGATGCGCGTCTCCTGCGTTTCGAAGTCGATGGCGCCGCGCTCGTGACGGGCCGCAATCAGCACCTGATACAACGCATAGAGCTGGTTGAGGTGCGGCAGGACTTCCTTGTATTCGCTGCGCAGGGACTTGCCCTCGCTGCTCTTGGGATCTTCCAGCATCAGGCTGACCTTGTTGTAGGTCAGACGTGCGTGGGAGTGGATCACCGCTTCATAGAACTTGTAGTCGACCATCTGGCCGCTCTTGGACATGGTCATCTCGCAGACCATCGCCAGGCGATCGACATGCGGGTTGAGCGAGCACAACCCGTTGGACAGTTCCTCGGGCAGCATCGGCACGACGCGCTCGGGGAAATACACCGAGTTGCCGCGCTCGACCGCCTCGGCGTCCAGCGCCGAACCAACCTTGACGTAGTGCGACACATCGGCGATGGCCACGTAGAGCTTCCAGCCACCGGAGAACAGCTTCCAGCGGCTGCTGTTCTTCTCGCAGTAGACGGCGTCGTCGAAGTCGCGCGCGTCTTCACCATCGATGGTCACAAAAGGCAGGTGGCGCAGGTCGACGCGCTTTTCCTTGTCCTTTTCGTCCACTTCGGGCTTGAGCTTGCGCGCCTCCTTGATCACGGCCTCGGGCCAGACATGCGGGATGTCGTAGCTGCGCAGCGCCACGTCGATCTCCATGCCCGGGGCCATGTAGTTACCGATCACTTCGATGATGTCGCCCTGCGGCTGGAAGCGAGAGGTCGGCCAGTGAGTGATCTTGATCTCGACAAACTGCCCGACGCGCGCACCGGCGGTACGTCCGGGGGTAACCAGCACTTCCTGCTGGATCTTGGGATTGTCGGCAACCACGAAGCCGATGCCGTTCTCTTCGTAGTAACGGCCGACGATGCTCTCGTGGGCACGGCTGATCACCTCGACGATGCCGCCTTCGCGACGGCCACGCCGGTCGAGACCGGCCACGCGCACCAGGGCACGGTCACCATCGAACACCAGACGCATCTGCGCCGGACTGAGAAAAAGGTCATCGCTGCCGTCATCCGGCACGAGGAAGCCGAAACCGTCGCGGTGACCGCTGATGCGCCCGCAGATCAGATCGAGCTTGTCCACCGGCGCGTAGGTGCCGCGGCGGGTGTAGATGAGCTGACCATCGCGCTCCATGGCACGCAGACGGCGGCGCAGCGCTTCGAGCTGGTCCTCGGTATCGAGACCAAACTCTTCGACCAGTTGCTCGCGACTGGCGGGCGAACCCCGCTCGGCCAGATGGGCCAGGATCAGTTCGCGGCTGGGAATGGGGTTGTCGTATTTTTCCGCCTCGCGGGCGGCCTCGGGATCGAGGGATTGCCAATCGGCCATGTAGGAAGGATTACCTATGCTTATGTATAAAGGTGTATGCCATTTGCCTATTGAAGCGCGAAAACGGCATTTGCGGCAGCTTTTCCGCCGACAATAATTTTTTTGGGGTCAGGGGTTTACAAGCCAAATGCCCGCCCGTATAGTTCGCGCCCACAGCGTCGAGCAGACGTTGTAACACGAAGCAGATGAGGAATCATCGGTTTCTGTGCCCAGGTGGCGGAATTGGTAGACGCGCTGGTTTCAGGTATCAGTGGTGGCAACACCGTGGAAGTTCGAGTCTTCTCCTGGGCACCAAATTTCGTGAAGCGGCTTGATAACCCACTTTGCAAATAACGGATGCAACGCTCCGTGTCGGTAACGACGAACATTGCTGCAGTGCCCAGGTGGCGGAATTGGTAGACGCGCTGGTTTCAGGTATCAGTGGTGGCAACACCGTGGAAGTTCGAGTCTTCTCCTGGGCACCAAATTTCAAAAAACCGAGTCAGATGACTCGGTTTTTTATTGCCTGAAGAAAAGTCAGACGCGTCAGCAACCGCTGAGAAGCGAGGCGCACAAGGCGCCCCGCCCAACGATCAGACCTTGAACTGCCCCAGACTGGCCTTGAGCTGCGCCGCCAGTTCGTCCAGCACCCTCGCATTGCCGGCAATCGCCGCCACCGCATCGGCTGCACGCTGCGCTTCGGCATGGATGATCTCCACACGCCCACGCACCGCACCGGCCCCCTCGGCCTGATGGGCCGCAGCCTGAGTCGCCGCGTTGATAGCACCGTGCACATCGTCCACGGATTGCTGCACCGACTGCTGCAGGCGCGCGCTGTCACGCAGTACCTGCAGCCCTTCGCTGCCCTGCTCCCCCGCCTGGGCGATAGCGGCCACTGCTTCCTGCGCGCCACGCTGCAAGGCAGCGATGTGGGTCTGAATATCACCGGTGGACTGCTGGGTCTTGCTCGCCAGCGCCCGCACCTCGTCGGCCACGACGGCGAAACCACGACCGCTTTCGCCGGCGCGCGCCGCCTCGATGGCAGCATTGAGTGCAAGCAGGTTGGTCTGTTCGGCAATGGACTGAATCACCGTCAGCACCACCTCGATCTGCTCACTCTGCTTGGCCAGACGCTCGATCACTGCCGAGCCGTCCGCCACGCGTGCGACCAGCCCTTCGATCAGGGAGGAAAGTCGCTGGGCGATGGCCGCATTCTCATGCGCCGCCTGGCGAATGGTATCGACGCGCTGCAGCGCCTCCTGCATGGACTGGCTCTCCGCCTGCGCCTCGTCGGCCATTTGCTCCAGCGCCTGCAGACTCCCTGCCACCTCGTCGCGCTGACGCTCAGCGGCCGCTTCGGCTGCCACGCCGCGCTGGCTCAGGCTACGAATCTGCTCACCGGTACGCAGGGCCACTTCGCCAGACTCACGCACAATGGGCTGCAACTTGGCGATGAAGCGGTTTACCGCATCGGCCATCTCACCAACTTCGTCCTGACTGTCGATGCTCACACGCCGGGTCAGATCACCCTCGCCCGCTGCCAGGTCGTTGAGTGCGGCACTGAGCAGGCGCAGACGACTGAGCACGCGCCAGCCGAGCACCAGCGCCACGACCACCAGTGCCAAGGCACCGACGACCAGCAACCCCAGAGCGATGTTCCAGCGCAGCGAGTCAGCGGCCTCGAGCACCGATTCGCCACCGTTACGCGCCATCTCCTGGGTGTAACGCTCAGCCGATTGCAAACGCGCCCGCAGCGCCCCGGTCGCCTCCTCGAAGGCACCCGCCAGACTGCTGTCAACCAGTTCGCCGGCACCATTGACCAATGACGTGAAACGACCATCCAGGGCGGTCAGTTCGCGCTGAACCACATCCAGCGACAGGCCCATCTGGACCTTGCCAATCGAAGCCCCCATTGGATTGATGTCAGCCTCGACCACATACACTCGCGGGTCCCGCGAAGCGGCATCCACCAGCTTGTCCAGCGGCGAATCGCCCTGACCAGCGGCTACCAGCTCACGCACCTGCGCATTGCTGCGGTTGAAATTGCGGGTCAGGCGTTTGCCTTCCGCGTCATAGATGACGGCGAACAGCACCGCCGGGTCCTGCTGGGCAATTCGGGTCAACGCCGTGAGCCCCGGAATGTCCAGGTCCCAGATTGATTTCGGAGCGACACCAGCCAGCAACTGCGCCAGGGACTGACCAGACTGCTTGAGATTGCCCTCGAGCACCACGCGCAACTGCGCCTGCTCGTCCTTCAACTGAGTGGAAAGGCCTTCGCCCAGTCGACTACGCGTGCTGCCCGCCAGCCCCGAGAGCCCCTGGCTCAACTCACGCTCGGCCATACCCAACTCTTCACCCAGGCGGCGGCTTTCACCGCCCAGGCGCTGAGCCAGGTCTTCGACCATGCCGTCGACCGACGCACGCATCAACCACACTGCCAACCCGACCTGCACCAACATGGCCAAACCGAGCGCAACAAATACCGGGCGCAGCAAACGACTGCGCAACATGGAAACGATGGCGAACACTGGGGACACTCCTCAACGACCGTACTGACTATAACGGCGACTTCCGGGATTTATTGAGTCCAAGCAAGGTGCGTGCCTATCAATACTGAAAAAACAGCGCCAAACCACGCACTCCCCGGCACGATGACGACAGATCAGAGCAGCATCGCCTCCCTCTGCAAAGGGCGCAGGCCATAAAAAAGCCGCCCGAAGGCGGCTTTTCAAATCAACAAACGGCCATCAGGCGAACGGATGACGCAGGATGATGGTTTCGTTGCGATCCGGGCCGGTGGAAATGATGTCGATCGGCGCACCGACCAGCTCTTCCACACGCTTGATGTAGGCACGAGCCGCGGCAGGCAGGTCTTCCAGGGTCTTGGCGCCCAGAGTGGACTCGCCCCAGCCCGGCATTTCCTCATAGACCGGCTGCAGGCCGATGTAGCTGTCGGCATCGGTCGGCGCATCGACCAGCACCTGGCCATTGGCATCCTTGTAGCCGGTGCAGATACGGATGGTTTCCAGGCCGTCGAGCACGTCCAGCTTGGTCAGGCACAGACCGGAAATGCTGTTGATCTCGATGGCGCGACGCAGGATCACCGCATCGAACCAACCGCAACGACGGGCACGACCGGTGGTGGCACCGAACTCGTGACCACGCTTGGCCAGGAACGCACCGATGTCGTCGAACAGCTCGGTCGGGAACGGGCCGGAGCCGACACGGGTGGTGTAGGCCTTGGTGATGCCGAGGATGTAGTCCAGGTACAGCGGGCCGAAACCGGAGCCGGTTGCGATACCACCAGCGGTGGTGTTGGAGCTGGTGACGTAGGGGTAGGTGCCGTGGTCGATATCCAGCAGCGAACCCTGGGCACCTTCGAACATGATGTCCTTGCCTTCGCGGCGCAGGTCATGCAGCACGGCAGTGACGTCGGCCATCATCGGCTTGAGCAGCTCGGCGTACTCCATGCACTCGTCCAGAGTCTTCTGGAAGTCGATGGCCGGCTCCTTGTAGAAGTTGACCAGCTGGAAGTTGTGGTAATCCAGTAGCTCACCCAGCTTGGCAGCGAAGCGCTCACGGTGGAACAGATCACCGACGCGCAGACCGCGACGCGCAACCTTGTCCTCGTAGGCCGGGCCGATACCGCGGCCGGTGGTACCGATCTTGGCATCGCCACGGGCCTTTTCGCGCGCCTGGTCCAGCGCCACGTGATAGGACAGGATCAGCGGACAGGCCGGGCTGATACGCAGGCGCTCGCGCACCGGCACACCCTTCTCTTCCAGCTTGGTGATTTCGCGCAGCAGTGCATCCGGCGCGACCACCACACCGTTGCCGATCAGGCATTCAACGCCTTCGCGCAGGATGCCGGAGGGAATCAGGTGCAGAACGGTCTTTTCACCGTCGATCACCAAGGTGTGGCCAGCGTTGTGGCCACCCTGATAACGCACGACTGCAGCAGCCTGCTCGGTGAGCAGGTCGACGATCTTGCCCTTGCCCTCATCACCCCACTGGGTGCCCAGGACGACGACATTCTTACCCATGATACTTGTCCTCTTCGCGCAGCTTCGATGCCGGCCGCCGGCCGGCGCAAAAATAGTTTCAGGACGCCAGGGGCGCCACCTGCCAACGTCCATCACGCAACGTCAGCAGGCGGTCACAGCCTGCTTCGCGCGCATCCGCCTCGCTCTGCCCGGGCAGCGCCTGTACCACACGCTCACCCTCACTACGCAGACGACGAACGGCCTGCCACAGATAGAGATCATGATTATCCGGAGCCCAGACGCCACCGAGCGCTTCATCCAGACGCATGTCACCCAGGGTCACCAGGGTCTTCAGATCAGTGGAGAAGCCGGTAGCCGGGCGTGCCCGACCGAACACCGCACCGGTATCGTCGTAACGACCGCCCTGAGCAATGGCACCGCCCTCGCCCGGGACGAAGGCCGCGAACACAACGCCAGTGTGATAGTTGTAGCCGCGCAATTCGCCGAGGTCGAAATACAGCGGCAATTCGGGATAACGCAGCTCCAGCGCATCGGCGATGGCCACCAACTCATCAAGGGCGGCATGGACCGCATCCGGCGCTTCGACCAGGACAGCCTGAGCCAGATCCAGCACCTCGCGCCCACCACACAGCTCGGCCAGCGAACGCAGCATGTTGCCCAGGCCTGCCGGCAACGCCGCAGTCAGGGTCTCGATTTCGTCCATGGCCTTGCGCTGCAGCGCGTCGAACAACTGCTGCTCGGCCGCACCGGACAGCCCCGCGGCGCGGGCCAGACCGCGGTAGATGCCGACATGACCAAGGTCCATGTGCACGTCCGGCACTGCAGCCAGCTCAAGGGTCTCGACCAGCAGGCTGATCACCTCGATATCGCTGGCCGGGCTGGCGTCGCCATAGAGCTCGGCGCCGAGCTGGATCGGGCTGCGCGAAGTGGTCAGCGCACGCGGCTTGGCGTGCAGCACGCTGCCGGCATAGCACAGACGGCTCGGCCCCTCGCGGCGCAGGGTGTGGGCGTCGATACGCGCCACCTGCGGAGTGATGTCGGCACGAAAGCCCATCTGCCGGCCGGAGAGCGGATCGGTGACCTTGAAGGTACGCAGATCGAGATCCTGGCCGGCGCCAGTGAGCAGGGATTCCAGGTACTCGATATGAGGGGTGACGACGAATTCGTAACCCCAACGTTGGAACAGATCCAGCACCTGACGGCGTGCCGCCTCGATGCGCGCCGCTTCCGGCGGCAGTACTTCTTCGATGCCATCTGGCAGCAGCCAGCGGTCTACCGTTGCCATTTCGCCATTCCCCTCTCGATCCGGGCGGCACAAGCCTTCAGTGAAGCAGATATAGAAGAGCAGTACCCAGCAGCATGCTGGCCAGCCCCATAAGACGCAGTCGGCGGTCGGGCAGACGCGCAGCCTGCAATACCGCCCCGCGCCAATGACGCGGATAGAGGAAGGGCAGGATGCCTTCCAGCACCAGTACCAGACACAGTGCGACGCCGAGTTCCTGCCACATGATTCCCACAGACGCAAAAAAGCCGGGATTTTCCCGGCTGCCGCATCATACCACGTTTTCCCCTGAGGTCACCCCGGCGACGCATCGCGCCGCCAGGGTTGCCGATCAACGCTTGGACTTTTCCAGGTAACGGAAGAAATCGCTACTTGGATCCAGCACCAGGACGTCACGCTTGTCAGCGAAGCTTTCGCGGTACGCCTGCAGGCTACGGTAGAAGGAGTAGAACTCCTGATCCTGACCGAAGGCACGGGCGTAGATGGCAGCAGCCTGGGCATCACCATCACCGCGCAGCTCTTCCGCTTCACGGTAGGCTTCAGCCAGCAGCACACGACGCTGACGATCGGCATCGGCGCGAATACCTTCGGCCAGCTCACGACCCTTGGCGCGGTGCTCGCGGGCCTCACGCTCACGCTCGGTGCTCATCCGCTCGAACACGCTGCGGTTGACCTCACGCGGCAGGTCGATGGCCTTGACCCGCACATCGACCACTTCGATACCCAGCTCACGCTCGGCAGCACGATTGAGGGTTGAGGTAACGTCAGCCATCAGCGCATCGCGTTCACCGGAAACCGACTCGTGCAGGGTGCGCTTACCGAACTGGTCACGCAGCGAAGCTTCCAGGCGACGCGCCAGACGCTCGTCGGCGACCTGCTTCATGCCGGACGTGGCCTGATAGAAACGCTCGGCATCCTTCACCCGCCATTTGGCGTAGGCGTCCACCATCAGTGCCTTCTTCTCCAGGGTCAGGAAGCGCGAAGAAGTGGAATCCAGCGTCAGCAGACGGCCATCGAAGATGCGCACCTGGTTGACGTAAGGAATCTTCACGTGCAGACCAGGCTGCACGTCCGGATTGACCACACGACCGAACTGCAGCAGAACCGCACGTTCGGTTTGCGCCACGATGTAGAAGCTATTCCATGCCACCAGGGCCAGAACCACGGCCACGATCAGGCCGATCAGGGACTTGTTGCTCATCAACGGCCCTCCCGGGTACGCAGGTTACGCTGCGACAGATCGCTGCTCAGCGGCACCGCCGGATCACGCGTCGTCGAAGTGCTACTGTTGGCGGAACTGGATGAAGAGGAACCACCACGGCTGTCGATCATCTTGTCCAGCGGCAGATAGAGCAGGTTGTTCTGCCCCTTGTCGCCAGTGACCAGAACCTTGCTGGTGTTGCTCATCAGTTCCTGCATGGTGTCCAGATACAGACGTTCACGGGTCACCTCCGGCGCCTTGCGATACTCGGCTACCAGCTTGGTGAAGCGGTCCGCCTCACCCTGGGCGCGGGCGATGACTTCATCGCGATAACCGTTGGCTTCTTCCAGCAGACGCTGGGCCTGACCACGCGCTTCCGGAATCACGCCATTGGCGTAGGACTCGGCCTGGTTCTTCTCGCGCTGCTCGTCTTCACGGGCACGGATCACGTCATCGAAGGCTTCCTGAACTTCACGCGGCGCCGCAGCGCTCTGGATGTTCACCTGGGTGATGGTGATACCGGTACGGTAGTTGTCGAGGAAACGCTGCAGACGCTCACGCACTTCGCTGGCCATCAGCTCACGACCTTCGGTCAGCACCTGGTCCATCTCGGTGGAGCCGACGACATGACGCACGGCGCTGTCGGTGGCGTGCTGTAGGCTGACTTCCGGCTGGTCGACGTTGAGCACGAAGTCCTGCAGGTTGCTGATGCGGTACTGCACGGTCAGCGGGACTTCGATAATGTTCTCGTCTTCGGTCAGCATGGCGCCCTGCTTGCTGTAGGCACGCTCACGCGTCACGTTTTCCTGGAACTTACGATCGATCGGCGGGAAGTAGATGTTCAGACCCGGACCGACGGTCTCGTGATATTTGCCGAAGCGCAGCACCACGGCCTGCTCCTGTTCATCCACCACGTAGATCGCGCTGTACAGCCAGACCACCGCCAACAGGCCGAGGCCTACGAACAGCAGACCGAAGCCACCGCCACCACCGCTGCGTCCGGAATCGTCATCACCACGCTTCTTGCCGCCACCGAAAAGCCCGTTCAGGCTTTCTTGCAGCTTGCGGAACGCTTCGTCGAGATCCGGCGGGCCCTGGCGTCCACCGCCTTTGCGGCCGCCCCAAGGGTCTTGATTGTTCGAGTTTCCACCCGGCTCATTCCAAGCCATAGCGTTCTCCGTACTGATAAAGCAAAGGCGCGCCCACGGCGCGCCGGCCAATGCTACCCAAAGCCCCATGGTGACAGCAAAGCCACCGCTGCGGGCTTTATTGCAAAGTATGTTGCTCGATGAAGACCTGAGGCTCCAAACCCTCGCGACTCACCAGGCGATTGAGCTCGACCCGCGGCAAACGCACCGACAGCAAGCTGTGCCCCTGGTCGTCGTGCTCTTCGCCCTGCACTGCCCCCAGGGCGAAGAACTGCGCCCGCAGCCTTCCCAGACGTTGCGGCAGCTGCAGGGTGGCGACGAACAGATCCTCGCCCAACAGCTCTGCAACCGCCTGTCGCAACAAGTCCAGACCACGCCCTTCGCGCGCAGACAACCAGACACGAACCGGTTTGCCATCACTATCACGCTGGATCTGCGGTTCCACACCTTCCAACAAATCCAGCTTGTTGTACACCTCGAGCATCGGCAACTCGTTCGCGCCGATCTCCTTGAGCACGGCCTGAACCTGCTCGATCTGCGCCATGCGCTCGGGCTCATGGGCATCGATCACATGCAGCAGCAGATCGGAGTTGCTCGATTCTTCCAGCGTAGCGCGGAAGGCTTCGACCAGCTTGTGCGGCAGGTGACGAATGAAACCCACGGTATCGGCCAGCACGATCGGGCCGAGGTCATCGAGCTCAAGGCGGCGCAAGGTCGGGTCGAGGGTGGCGAACAACTGGTCGGCCGCGTACACCTCGGAAGTCGTCAGGGCGTTGAACAGGGTGGACTTGCCAGCGTTGGTGTAGCCGACCAGCGAGACCGAAGGAATGTCGGCACGCTTGCGGCCACGCCGCGCCTGCTCGCGCTGACTGCGTACCTTTTCCAGGCGCGCCTTGATCTGGCGGATACGCACCCGCAGCAGGCGGCGGTCGGTTTCCAGCTGGGTTTCACCCGGACCGCGCAGGCCGATACCGCCCTTCTGCCGCTCAAGGTGGGTCCAGCCACGCACCAGGCGCGTGCTCATATGGTCGAGCTGAGCCAGCTCGACCTGCAGCTTGCCCTCATGGGTGCGCGCGCGCTGGGCGAAGATATCGAGGATCAGCCCGGTACGATCGAGCACACGACACTCGAAGGCGCGCTCGAGGTTGCGCTCCTGGCTGGGAGTCAGGGTGTGATTGAAGATGACCAGATCGGCTTCGGCGGCCTTGACCTGGTCGCGCAGTTCCTCGACCTTGCCGCTGCCGATCAGGAACTTGGCAGTCAGACGACTGCTGGGCACGCAAAAGAAAGCGACCATGTCAGCGCCTGCCGACATGGCCAATTCTTGAAACTCCTGGGGATCTTCGCTCGCCTCGGAGTCTTGGCCTTCCAGATGAACCAGGATGGCCCGCTCACCGCCCTCATGACGCTCGAAGAACAATGCAACCCCCTATTTAGGCGTTACCCGGCTCGCCATCGCCCTGCTCGGAATCGCCAGCGCTCGGCAGGCGCACCGGACGGCTTGGCACGACGGTGGAAATGGCATGTTTGTAGACCATCTGACTGACAGTGTTCTTCAGCAGAATGACGAACTGGTCGAAGGACTCGATCTGGCCCTGCAGCTTGATGCCGTTGACCAGATAGATGGAAACAGGGACGCGTTCCTTACGCAGGGTATTCAGGTAAGGG
The sequence above is drawn from the Pseudomonas sp. Z8(2022) genome and encodes:
- a CDS encoding methyl-accepting chemotaxis protein, with protein sequence MADAVNRFIAKLQPIVRESGEVALRTGEQIRSLSQRGVAAEAAAERQRDEVAGSLQALEQMADEAQAESQSMQEALQRVDTIRQAAHENAAIAQRLSSLIEGLVARVADGSAVIERLAKQSEQIEVVLTVIQSIAEQTNLLALNAAIEAARAGESGRGFAVVADEVRALASKTQQSTGDIQTHIAALQRGAQEAVAAIAQAGEQGSEGLQVLRDSARLQQSVQQSVDDVHGAINAATQAAAHQAEGAGAVRGRVEIIHAEAQRAADAVAAIAGNARVLDELAAQLKASLGQFKV
- a CDS encoding adenylosuccinate synthase; its protein translation is MGKNVVVLGTQWGDEGKGKIVDLLTEQAAAVVRYQGGHNAGHTLVIDGEKTVLHLIPSGILREGVECLIGNGVVVAPDALLREITKLEEKGVPVRERLRISPACPLILSYHVALDQAREKARGDAKIGTTGRGIGPAYEDKVARRGLRVGDLFHRERFAAKLGELLDYHNFQLVNFYKEPAIDFQKTLDECMEYAELLKPMMADVTAVLHDLRREGKDIMFEGAQGSLLDIDHGTYPYVTSSNTTAGGIATGSGFGPLYLDYILGITKAYTTRVGSGPFPTELFDDIGAFLAKRGHEFGATTGRARRCGWFDAVILRRAIEINSISGLCLTKLDVLDGLETIRICTGYKDANGQVLVDAPTDADSYIGLQPVYEEMPGWGESTLGAKTLEDLPAAARAYIKRVEELVGAPIDIISTGPDRNETIILRHPFA
- the rpsF gene encoding 30S ribosomal protein S6, with amino-acid sequence MRHYEIIFLVHPDQSEQVGGMVERYTKLIEEDGGKVHRLEDWGRRQLAYAINNVHKAHYVMLNVECTGKALAELEDNFRYNDAVIRNLVIRRDEAVTGQSEMLKAEENRSERRERRERPENAESNDGDDSDSNDSDNADE
- the rnr gene encoding ribonuclease R, which produces MADWQSLDPEAAREAEKYDNPIPSRELILAHLAERGSPASREQLVEEFGLDTEDQLEALRRRLRAMERDGQLIYTRRGTYAPVDKLDLICGRISGHRDGFGFLVPDDGSDDLFLSPAQMRLVFDGDRALVRVAGLDRRGRREGGIVEVISRAHESIVGRYYEENGIGFVVADNPKIQQEVLVTPGRTAGARVGQFVEIKITHWPTSRFQPQGDIIEVIGNYMAPGMEIDVALRSYDIPHVWPEAVIKEARKLKPEVDEKDKEKRVDLRHLPFVTIDGEDARDFDDAVYCEKNSSRWKLFSGGWKLYVAIADVSHYVKVGSALDAEAVERGNSVYFPERVVPMLPEELSNGLCSLNPHVDRLAMVCEMTMSKSGQMVDYKFYEAVIHSHARLTYNKVSLMLEDPKSSEGKSLRSEYKEVLPHLNQLYALYQVLIAARHERGAIDFETQETRIIFGEDRKIAEIRPTQRNDAHKLIEECMLAANVATARFMQDHEIPSLYRVHDGPPAERLEKLKAFLGELGLSLQRGKSKDGPSPKDYQRLLESIRERPDYHLIQTVMLRSLSQAVYSAENAGHFGLNYEAYTHFTSPIRRYPDLLVHRAIRSVIRSKRETKHVERAGAAIMPRARIYPYDEAALEKLGEQCSMTERRADEATRDVVNWLKCEFMQDRVGETFEGVITAVTGFGIFVELRDIYVDGLVHVTALPADYYHFDPVHHRLSGERSGRSFRLGDSVEVKVMRVDLDERKIDFELSQGKAKGGDSRRGGKAGGIGNTDVQKSREVKKALLDSAKKGGGKAPAKKTASHRKGAPAPKAKAEAGGGKPSKRKAKR
- the rpsR gene encoding 30S ribosomal protein S18, with protein sequence MARFFRRRKFCRFTAEDVKEIDFKDLNTLKAYISETGKIVPSRITGTKARYQRQLATAIKRARFLALLPYTDSHGR
- the rlmB gene encoding 23S rRNA (guanosine(2251)-2'-O)-methyltransferase RlmB, which codes for MSQLEKVYGVHAVEALLRHHPKRVKQLWLAESRQAPRIQPLLELAAQYRVPVGHKERQELDDWAEGVHQGVVAEVSPSQVWGENMLDELLERSEGVPLLLVLDGVTDPHNLGACLRTADAAGALAVIVPKDKSATLNATVRKVACGAAEVIPLVAVTNLARTLEKLQKKGLWVVGTAGEVEQELYQLDMTGPTVLVMGAEGKGMRRLTREHCDYLVRLPMGGSVSSLNVSVATGVCLFEAVRQRRAKHQG